From one Colletotrichum destructivum chromosome 3, complete sequence genomic stretch:
- a CDS encoding Putative glycosyl transferase, family 8, nucleotide-diphospho-sugar transferase: MGSLQPTLEDVAYCTLVTNDEYVVAAAVLAESLKSTGTTIPRCVMMTPETMSDEAVAKLGAVFDLVIPVSAVAGLSTSNLDIIGRPDLHATMTKIQLWSLTRFRRVLYLDSDTLVVSNLDHLFDLPEAIGFAAAPEIGFPDCFNSGVMLLRPDPATHAELTRFAACVDSFDGGDQGLLNVFFGDGTRSHPSRLLLQNKKPGSRDPGEGEDHGGTGRNWFRLSFTYNMEMHRVYRFYIPAALRYRDEHKILHFIGKDKPWHYEGGRVDVPDDAGAYHQFYVDMVGKWWNTRRSMAVAL, encoded by the exons ATGGGTAGCCTCCAGCCGACTCTGGAAGACGTCGCGTACTGCACT CTGGTAACGAATGATGAGTATGTCGTAG CTGCAGCCGTGCTGGCTGAGTCCCTCAAATCGACCGGCACAACGATCCCGCGGTGCGTCATGATGACCCCCGAGACCATGTCGGACGAAGCCGTAGCcaagctcggcgccgtcttcgacctcgtcatccccgtctcggccgtggcggGCCTGTCGACCTCGaacctcgacatcatcggccGCCCGGACCTGCACGCGACCATGACCAAGATCCAGCTCTGGTCGCTCACGAGATTCCGCCGGGTGCTCTACCTCGACTCCGACACCCTCGTTGTGTCGAACCTCGACCACCTCTTCGACCTGCCCGAGGCCAttggcttcgccgccgcccccgagaTCGGGTTCCCAGACTGCTTCAACAGCGGCGTCATGCTCCTCCGGCCCGACCCGGCGACGCACGCCGAGCTGACGCGGTTCGCGGCGTGCGTCGACTCgttcgacggcggcgaccagggCCTGCTCAATgtcttcttcggcgacggcacgCGGAGCCACCCGTCGAGGCTGCTCCTGCAAAACAAGAAGCCCGGGAGTAGGGATCCCGGTGAGGGCGAAGACCACGGCGGAACTGGGCGCAACTGGTTCCGGCTCAGCTTCACATATAACATGGAGATGCACCGGGTGTACCGGTTCTACATCCCCGCGGCGTTGCGGTACCGCGACGAGCACAAGATCCTGCACTTCATCGGCAAGGACAAGCCGTGGCACTATGAGGGCGGCAGGGTGGACGTGCCGGACGACGCGGGGGCCTACCACCAGTTCTACGTGGATATGGTGGGGAAGTGGTGGAATACCAGGCGGTCGATGGCGGTGGCCCTGTGA
- a CDS encoding Putative phosphoglycolate phosphatase-like, domain 2, HAD superfamily: MPQITTLLFDCDNTLVLSEELAFEACADLINEICEGRNLKQRFTGETLIKEFVGQNFRGMMLGLSKLHGFEMTPEELETYVTREEDAVIAKLKAALKPCPGVDDQLEALQKSGKYTMSVVSSSAKRRVWASVVKVGQDKYFKEDVVFSAATSLPKPTSKPDPAIYLFAMEKLGKKPEECVAIEDSKSGTLSGTRAGIKVIGYVGPYAVDKQDEMEKVLRDAGAVIVMRDWSEFPDALAKIESGSA, from the exons ATGCCTCAG ATCACCACCCTCCTGTTCGACTGCGACAACACGCTTGTGCTATCCGAGGAGCTGGCGTTCGAGGCGTGCGCCGACCTGATCAACGAGATCTGCGAGGGCCGCAATCTCAAGCAGCGCTTCACAGGCGAGACCCTGATCAAGGAGTTCGTCGGCCAAAACTTCCGCGGCATGATGCTCGGCCTCTCGAAGCTGCACGGCTTCGAGATGAcccccgaggagctcgagacgTACGTGACgcgcgaggaggacgccgtcattgccaagctcaaggccgccctCAAGCCCTgccccggcgtcgacgaccagcTCGAGGCCCTGCAGAAGAGCGGCAAGTACACCATGTCCGtcgtctcgtcctcggccaagCGCCGCGTCTGGGCCTCggtcgtcaaggtcggccAGGACAAGTACTTCAAGGAGGACGTCGTCTTCAGCGCCGCCACCTCGCTTCCCAAGCCCACGAGCAAGCCCGACCCGGCCATCTACCTCTTTGCAATGGAGAAGCTCGGCAAGAAGCCCGAAGAGTGCGTCGCCATCGAAGACTCCAAGAGCGGCACCCTCAGCGGTACCCGCGCCGGCATCAAGGTCATCGGCTACGTTGGCCCCTACGCCGTTGACAAGCAGGACGAGATGGAAAAGGTATTgcgcgacgccggcgccgtcatcgtcatgaGAGACTGGAGCGAGTTCCCTGACGCCctggccaagatcgagaGCGGGAGTGCCTGA
- a CDS encoding Putative ribosome biogenesis protein Nop16 translates to MGSVLQKKKRRSSRQKVKMPNRPKKQLNPLGNDIIAKNWNKKETLTQNYRRLGLTARLKAPTGGVERTLSQIEESKSAAPSSTASRRARRDPFAIAPTEEVIFEEARVERDENGKIIKIHYGSDRRSNPLNDPLNALESDAEGSSDDGAEQEWGGIDDESRPEVIRLLEKDAAIPRVKKPRHMSQQEREWLERLTAKHGDDVAAMARDRKLNPMQQTQGDIARRIKRLTGKA, encoded by the exons ATGGGTTCCGTCctccagaagaagaagcgccgcTCCAGCCGCCAAAAGGTCAAGATGCCCAACCGGCCTAAGAAGCAGCTCAACCCCCTGGGCAACGACATCATCGCAAAGAACTG gAACAAGAAGGAGACCCTGACGCAGAActaccgccgcctcggcctcacgGCGCGCCTCAAGGCGCCGACGGGCGGTGTCGAGAGGACCCTGTCCCAGATCGAAGAGAGCAAGTCCGCcgcgccctcctccaccgcctcccgccgcgcccgccgcgaccccttcgccatcgccccGACAGAGGAGGTCATCTTCGAGGAGGCCCGCGTCGAGcgcgacgagaacggcaagATCATCAAGATCCACTACGGCAGCGACCGGCGCAGCAACCCGCTCAACGACCCACTCAACGCCCTCGAgagcgacgccgagggctcttccgacgacggcgccgagcaggagtggggcggcatcgacgacgagagccGGCCCGAGGTCATCCGCctgctcgagaaggacgccgccatcccgAGGGTCAAGAAGCCGAGGCACATGAGCCAGCAGGAGAGGGAGTGGCTCGAGCGGCTGACGGCCAagcacggcgacgacgtcgccgccatggcgaGGGACCGGAAGCTGAACCCTATGCAGCAGACGCAAGGCGACATCGCTCGCAGGATCAAGAGGCTTACGGGAAAGGCTTAA
- a CDS encoding Putative DnaJ domain, Chaperone J-domain superfamily, which translates to MVKETKLYDQLGVSPSATQDEIKKGYRKAALKYHPDKNKDNPQAAEKFKECSQAYEILSDPEKRKTYDDYGLEFLLRGGAAPPPEAGGNPFAGGGMPGGFDFGSGGMPGGGGARTFRFSTGGGNGGGFNFSSADDIFAEFMRSGAGGMGGGGSGGMDDFENIFPGFGAGGQRGSGRSQRMRNSGFGDSPRPRESTPEVTTVERPLPLTLEELFRGVTKKMKIKRKTFDDTGKRTTTDTVLEVPIKPGLKKGSKIKFKGVGDQEEGGQQDLHFILEEKPHPLFVREDNDLVHTVELDLKEALTGWRRTVTTIDGKQLNLDKNGPTQPGSSDRYPGLGMPISKKPGSRGDFVIKYNVKFPSSLTAEQKQKLREIL; encoded by the exons ATGGTTAAGGAAACCAAGCTGTACGACCAGCTGGGCGTCAGCCCCTCGGCAACCCAAGATGAAATCAAGAAAGGCTACCG AAAAGCCGCACTAAAGTACCACCCCGATAAGAACAAGGACAACCcacaggccgccgagaagtTCAAGGAATGTTCTCAAGCCTACGAAATCCTCTCCGACCCCGAAAAGCGCAAAACCTACGATGACTATGGTCTCGAGTTCCTGCTGCGCGGAGGCGCCGCCCCACCCCCAGAAGCCGGCGGCAACCCTTTCGCCGGGGGTGGAATGCCTGGAGGCTTCGATttcggcagcggcggcatgcccggcggcggtggtgccCGCACTTTCCGCTTCAGTACTGGTGGAGGAAATGGAGGTGGCTTTAACTTCAGCTCCGCGGACGACATCTTTGCTGAATTTATGCGCTCAGGTGCTGGTGGAAtgggcggaggcggcagcggtggcatGGACGACTTTGAGAACATCTTCCCAGGCTTTGGCGCCGGTGGCCAACGGGGCAGTGGCCGCTCGCAGCGCATGCGCAACAGCGGCTTCGGAGACTCGCCGCGGCCCAGGGAGTCGACGCCCGAGGTCACGACGGTGGAGCGGCCCCTCCCGCTCACGCTCGAGGAGCTGTTCCGTGGCGTGAccaagaagatgaagatcaAGCGCAAGACGTTCGACGACACGGgcaagaggacgacgaccgaCACGGTCCTCGAGGTGCCCATCAAGCCGGGCctgaagaagggcagcaagaTCAAGTTCAAGGGTGTCGGTGAccaagaagagggcggcCAGCAAGACCTGCACTTCATCCTGGAAGAG AAACCCCATCCGCTCTTCGTGCGTGAGGACAACGACCTGGTCCACACGGTCGAACTGGACCTGAAGGAAGCTCTTACCGGCTGGAGGCGGACCGTGACCACCATCGACGGCAAGCAGCTAAACCTCGACAAGAACGGCCCTACGCAGCCTGGCAGCTCCGACAGGTACCCTGGCCTGGGCATGCCCATCTCCAAGAAGCCGGGATCGAGAGGAGATTTCGTCATCAAGTACAACGTGAAGTTCCCGTCGAGCCTGACAgcggagcagaagcagaagctgagggaGATTTTGTAA
- a CDS encoding Putative ubiquitin interacting: protein MATEPTSADVAQFCEITSLDPMLDRNLVVSALKSNTSLDQLIGEYYENSDAFRRKYTWDDTAFGAGREGEPNNTGIAFNIEAPDNAVIHGVTPPPDNGFYGPSAGAPSRPPSRTNNRSPLGAPSSAEQYEEDLQRAMAESKKAVGYDPQEAGVTDTGTNAPYFGPANRSDYDQNNWAMVTTATTSSQAVVDGDPTPSARKRDEGAPAFLIYKPNARSASQRLGSVLTILHEIPLARNVLLQAGEQAASYGHNSEWWKGQPIYAPHVLAAIQQGEHQWAENSKPDFHEELHRLMAFLDLTERSYGSVEAMADLIPKSNFSLERQFYDTLDEKTDVEVLKPLTHLARPLSLQTLEPTQEPTRFAFLNFELTKSQYEQTKTLYDAWNWIVWHESMTWAEVQPNMGMVVLDDMGEVMTVNIDGEDPPEYLEIPEVWYPERYLESRKEEARICQEHLAWVARALYEARSREYELTKWIDPKTDKIHDKGEMLLNTLKEYERHVDYLDGLGRFRELQKLENEDEKQYIRLEDVPCVKTEAEEALAKSAQQVADRCSWELSQLEETKKRLDWERERLLERQKLLSSTLLTDPDKPGLAKPFTSKKFLLRGIATSQNVTYVCKRAGPALIDIGEATAPIDQWWRLSYEAGSANPAKAEKYSFDQVMRQVHRETKGPLLVYATEDAMNTPAYPLSDALQRFARAENKNFRQELNQEATDEGAQLRNTNMSPISPSKRKYRSGSVDSMATNRASLGNSDTNSRAGDFDSDPFGEGDGTTDTDMTGLAARQSATDTASRNLAEVVRSGKTHNAEQAYNTNPPSILGQQRLSTPTPIDGVEDISRTVTPDGEEQPKGPEMQERAGGGGGSPFMARHSIYGTTHDPRDEQKTIKMMDMEIPDEHQQLQD, encoded by the exons ATGGCGACCGAACCGACGTCAGCGGACGTCGCCCAGTTCTGCGAGATCACCAGCCTAGACCCCATGCTGGATCGCAACCTGGTGGTGTCCGCGCTCAAG AGCAACACTTCCTTGGATCAGCTCATAGGCGAATACTATGAGAACTCTGATGCG TTCCGAAGGAAGTACACTTGGGACGACACAGctttcggcgccggccgcgaggGAGAACCAAACAACACTGGCATAG CATTCAATATTGAAGCACCCGACAATGCCGTCATCCATGGCGTTACCCCTCCACCCGACAACGGCTTTTACGGGCCCTCCGCCGGTGCTCCCTCACGACCACCATCGAGAACCAACAATCGGTCGCCACTTG GAGCGCCTAGCAGTGCAGAACAGTATGAAGAAGATCTGCAGCGGGCCATGGCCGAATCTAAGAAGGCTGTTGGATACGATCCACAAGAAGCTGGCGTCACCGACACAGGCACCAACGCTCCATATTTTGGGCCGGCCAACAGGTCCGACTATGACCAGAACAACTGGGCCATGGTAACGACCGCAACGACTTCGAGTCAAGCAGTTGTTGACGGCGACCCCACCCCATCTGCGAGAAAGCGAGACGAGGGTGCTCCGGCGTTTTTGATTTACAAACCCAACGCACGTAGCGCATCGCAGCGACTGGGCTCCGTACTGACAATCCTTCACGAAATTCCTCTTGCGCGTAACGTTCTTCTGCAAGCCGGCGAGCAAGCAGCCAGCTATGGGCACAACAGCGAATGGTGGAAGGGCCAGCCGATATATGCCCCTCACGTCCTTGCCGCCATTCAGCAAGGCGAGCACCAGTGGGCAGAAAACTCGAAACCGGACTTTCACGAGGAGCTTCACCGCTTGATGGCCTTCCTGGATCTGACCGAGAGGAGTTATGGATCAGTCGAGGCCATGGCTGACTTGATACCCAAAAGCAATTTTAGCCTGGAGAGACAGTTCTACGACACGCTCGACGAAAAGACGGATGTCGAAGTTCTCAAGCCGTTGACTCACCTGGCCCGTCCCCTGTCGTTGCAGACGCTGGAGCCCACTCAGGAGCCCACGCGCTTCGCGTTCCTCAACTTTGAGTTGACAAAAAGTCAATATGAACAGACCAAGACTCTATATGATGCTTGGAACTGGATTGTTTGGCACGAGTCCATGACGTGGGCGGAGGTGCAGCCGAACATGGGTATGGTCGTTCTCGACGACATGGGCGAGGTCATGACAGTCAACATTGACGGCGAGGACCCCCCCGAATACCTGGAGATACCAGAAGTCTGGTACCCGGAACGTTATCTCGAGAGTCGGAAAGAAGAAGCGAGGATTTGTCAAGAACACCTGGCTTGGGTTGCGAGGGCTCTATACGAAGCACGGTCGAGGGAGTACGAACTCACTAAGTGGATCGATCCCAAGACGGATAAAATTCATGACAAGGGAGAAATGCTACTCAACACACTTAAGGAATACGAGAGACACGTGGATTACCTGGATGGGCTGGGACGCTTCCGGGAACTGCAAAAACTCGAGAACGAAGACGAGAAGCAGTACATTCGTCTCGAAGACGTGCCGTGCGTCAAGACtgaagccgaggaggcgcTGGCCAAGAGCGCACAACAGGTGGCCGACAGATGTTCGTGGGAGCTATCTCAACTTGAGGAGACTAAGAAGA GGCTCGACTGGGAACGCGAGAGGCTTCTCGAACGGCAGAAGCTCCTTAGCAGCACTCTGCTTACTGACCCCGACAAACCAGGCTTGGCCAAGCCTTTCACCAGCAAGAAGTTCCTTTTGAGGGGAATCGCCACGTCGCAGAACGTAACGTACGTCTGCAAGCGAGCCGGCCCAGCTCTGATTGACATTGGAGAGGCAACTGCCCCCATTGACCAGTGGTGGCGGCTGTCGTATGAGGCGGGTAGTGCAAATCCTGCAAAGGCAGAG AAATACTCCTTTGACCAGGTGATGCGGCAGGTGCACAGGGAGACTAAGGGGCCCCTCCTTGTTTACGCTACAGAAGACGCAATGAACACACCTGCATATCCTCTCTCTGACGCCCTACAGCGGTTTGCCCGTGCAGAAAACAAGAACTTCCGCCAGGAACTGAACCAAGAAGCCACGGACGAAGGCGCGCAGTTGAGGAACACAAACATGTCGCCAATCTCACCATCCAAGAGAAAGTATCGCTCAGGCAGTGTCGACTCCATGGCAACTAACCGAGCTTCTTTGGGGAACAGCGACACCAACTCTAGAGCAGGCGACTTTGACAGCGACCCCTTtggtgagggagatggcaCAACGGACACTGATATGACGGGTTTGGCAGCGAGACAAAGCGCCACAGACACGGCAAGCAGAAACCTGGCTGAGGTCGTGCGCTCTGGCAAGACACACAACGCAGAACAAGCTTACAACACCAACCCCCCCAGTATTCTTGGACAACAGAGGCTCTCAACCCCTACTCCTAttgacggcgttgaagatATCAGTCGTACTGTGACGCCAGACGGTGAGGAGCAACCCAAGGGCCCAGAGATGCAGGAACGGGCTGGGGGTGGGGGCGGCTCACCATTCATGGCTAGACACTCGATTTATGGCACGACACACGACCCAAGAGATGAGCAAAAGACGATCAAGATGATGGACATGGAGATTCCCGACGAGCATCAGCAGCTTCAAGACTAG
- a CDS encoding Putative tRNA A64-2'-O-ribosylphosphate transferase, rit1, DUSP-like domain-containing protein, whose protein sequence is MAHTSSPALSDLIFPTTANHNFSHILTDLKRANLSVANRLRSIALDADFVRGAAASFGDRPLVANERCGSWYVRPADKRGSAYFKSTDGHTNAWKFSTRRLNLHLLELIGKHDGCIIVDSTRRGKRMPDALSKTIPVWCTVLNMALFPDLPHADRLFTPPNVVSASEHAQIAALLPSFLASLKALEIDLAPLRAHLSKPLRPFWVTQETHLAADTPVGAAVFDDYHPVICCTSSRRVAGAEMSEAGYIQGAGDDTENWAMGLTADVFWENANALLSAPEAELPDVIARLVAEKKRNAPRGVAPKRVAPRILVCPLPLDDDDNGGTARCVVVLTQDVTPPGSWVKSSSRMEVGLGKHKVASRNLRQALPDICSFVSRYLDAHQDADGAAGDVLFACETGKDLSIGSALAVYCWCFDQNGKRRVADSKTFFNKDMIRVKLGTIMTAFPEANANRATLQSVNSFLMDHRR, encoded by the exons ATGGCGCACACGTCGTCCCCCGCTCTCTCGGACCTCATCTTCCCCACGACCGCCAACCACAACTTCTCCCACATCCTGACGGACCTCAAGCGCGCCAACCTGTCCGTCGCGAACCGGCTGCGGTCCATTGCCCTGGATGCCGACTTCGTGCGcggggccgccgcctcctttgGCGACCGgcccctcgtcgccaacgagcgCTGCGGCAGCTGGTACGTCCGCCCGGCCGACAAGCGCGGGAGCGCCTACTTCAAGAGCACCGACGGCCACACCAACGCCTGGAAGTTCAGCACCCGCCGCCTCAACCTGCACCTGCTCGAGCTGATCGGGAAGCATGACGG ATGCATCATCGTCGACTCGACACGGCGAGGCAAGA GAATGCCCGACGCGTTGAGCAAAACTATCCCGGTCTGGTGCACCGTCCTCAACATGGCCCTTTTCCCCGACCTCCCCCACGCGGACCGCCTCTTCACCCCTCCCAACGTCGTCTCCGCCTCGGAGCACGCCCAGATCGCCGCCCTTCTGCCCTccttcctcgcctccctcaaggccctcgagatCGACCTCGCCCCGCTGCGCGCCCACCTCTCCAAGCCCCTGCGGCCCTTCTGGGTGACCCAGGAGACGCACCTCGCCGCGGATACCCCCGTCGGAGCTGCCGTCTTTGACGACTACCACCCCGTCATCTGCTGCACCTCGTcgcgccgcgtcgccggcgccgagatgAGCGAGGCCGGCTACAtccagggcgccggcgacgacacgGAGAACTGGGCCATGGGGCTGACGGCCGACGTCTTCTGGGAGAACGCCAACGCCCTGCTCTCCGCCCCGGAGGCCGAACTCCCGGACGTCAtcgcccgcctcgtcgccgagaagaagcgcaacgCCCCGCGCGGCGTGGCCCCCAAGCGTGTGGCGCCGCGCATCCTCGTGTGTCCCCTGCCCTTagatgacgatgacaacGGCGGCACGGCGCGGTGCGTGGTCGTACTCACACAAGACGTCACGCCACCGGGGTCGTGGGTAAAGTCCTCGAGTCGCATGGAAGTCGGCCTGGGGAAGCACAAGGTCGCCAGCCGCAACCTGCGACAGGCGTTGCCAGACATTTGCTCCTTTGTCTCCCGTTATCTCGACGCGCACCAGGATGCCGACGGGGCTGCGGGCGATGTTCTCTTCGCCTGTGAGACGGGCAAGGACCTGTCCATCGGCTCCGCGCTGGCCGTCTACTGCTGGTGCTTCGATCAGAACGGCAAGCGCCGCGTGGCCGACTCCAagaccttcttcaacaaggACATGATCCGGGTCAAGCTCGGCACCATCATGACGGCCTTCCCCGAGGCGAACGCTAACAGGGCAACGTTGCAAAGTGTTAACAGTTTTCTCATGGACCACCGGAGATGA
- a CDS encoding Putative gfo/Idh/MocA-like oxidoreductase, NAD(P)-binding domain superfamily has product MEPLNVLMVGTGEYTTGFVGGGASGSDKKVGVVGLTLFDLRRRGKVNQLGMVGVNGTKFPAIREHLDKNITQVYNGLDTSFDSYPANDKKDPDSYKTAIDALKAGDAITIFTPDTTHYPIALYAIERGIHVLLTKPAVKDLEHHQALIEAAEKKGVYVFIEHHKRFDPAYSDARFKAQKLGDFNYFYSYMSQPKSQLETFKAWAGKESDISYYLNSHHVDICDSMVTQLGFVPVKVSASASKGIATSLGCDPVTEDTISVLVHWEKTGDPSKKATGVYTASWTAPQRAGVHSNQYFHYLAANGEIRVDQAKRGYDVADDSAGQLMWYNPFYMRYAPDEDGNFNGQTGYGYISLEKFVDGCRQVNAGQLKPKDLDAKGLPTLKNTIATTAILHAGRKSIDEDREIKIEINDGVWKLV; this is encoded by the exons ATGGAGCCTCTCAACGTCTTGATG GTCGGTACTGGAGAGTACACCACCGGctttgtcggcggcggtgcctCTGGCTCGGATAAGAAGGTCGGTGTCGTCGGTCTCACCCTCTTCGACCTTAGGAGGAGAGGCAAGGTCAACCAGCTGGGCATGGTTGGCGTCAATGGCACCAAGTTCCCCGCCATCA GGGAACACCTCGACAAGAACATCACCCAGGTCTACAACGGCCTGGACACGTCGTTCGACTCGTACCCCGCCAACGACAAGAAGGACCCCGACTCGTacaagacggccatcgacgccctcaaggcgggcgacgccatcaccatcttcACCCCCGACACCACCCACTACCCTATCGCCCTCTACGCCATCGAGCGCGGCATCCACGTGCTGCTGACCAAGCCCGCTGTCAAGGACCTCGAGCACCACCAGGCCCTCatcgaagccgccgagaagaagggcgtctACGTCTTCATCGAGCACCACAAGCGCTTCGACCCCGCCTACTCAGACGCCCGCTTCAAGGCCCAGAAGCTCGGCGACTTCAACTACTTCTACAGCTACATGTCCCAGCCCAAGTCCCAGCTCGAGACCTTCAAGGCCTGGGCCGGCAAGGAATCGGACATCTCGTACTACCTCAACAGCCACCACGTCGACATCTGCGACTCCATGGTCACCCAGCTCGGCTTCGTGCCCGTCAaggtctcggcctcggcctccaagGGCATCGCCACGAGCCTCGGCTGCGATCCGGTCACCGAGGACACCATCTCGGTCCTCGTCCActgggagaagacgggcgaccCCAGCAAGAAGGCCACGGGCGTCTACACGGCCAGCTGGACCGCGCCCCagcgcgccggcgtccaCTCGAACCAGTACTTCCACtacctcgccgccaacggcgagatTCGGgtcgaccaggccaagcgcggctacgacgtcgccgacgactcgGCCGGCCAGCTCATGTGGTACAACCCTTTCTACATGCGCTACGCCCccgacgaggatggcaaCTTCAACGGTCAGACCGGCTACGGCTACATTTCGCTCGAGAAGTTCGTCGACGGCTGCAGGCAGGTCAACGCCGGCCAGCTCAAGCCTAAGGACCTCGACGCTAAGGGCCTGCCGACCCTCAAGAACACCatcgccaccaccgccatcctCCACGCCGGCCGCAAGagcatcgacgaggaccgcGAGATCAAGATCGAGATCAATGACGGCGTCTGGAAGCTGGTGTGA